Proteins from a genomic interval of Sulfurospirillum oryzae:
- a CDS encoding peptidylprolyl isomerase has translation MSKLKTYDYTKEQLAAFQYAIIKTEKGDIVIKLNPEETPIAVANFATLANDKFYDGLIFHRVIKNFMAQGGCPSGRGTGGPGWNIACECKGQKSKHKRGSLSMAHAGPNTGGSQFFICFVDCPHLDGVHTVFGAIEKDDKESFKVLDSIAQNDKMITIEIKDKL, from the coding sequence ATGAGCAAACTTAAAACATACGACTACACAAAAGAGCAATTGGCTGCTTTTCAATACGCTATTATCAAAACAGAAAAAGGTGATATCGTCATTAAATTAAACCCTGAAGAGACACCTATTGCAGTCGCTAACTTCGCAACACTTGCCAATGACAAATTTTACGATGGGCTCATTTTCCACCGTGTCATTAAAAACTTTATGGCACAAGGCGGTTGTCCAAGTGGTAGAGGAACTGGCGGTCCTGGTTGGAATATTGCGTGCGAATGTAAAGGTCAAAAAAGTAAACACAAACGTGGCTCGCTTTCAATGGCACATGCAGGTCCAAATACTGGCGGTAGCCAATTTTTCATCTGCTTTGTTGATTGTCCTCACTTAGATGGCGTACACACTGTATTTGGTGCAATTGAGAAAGACGACAAAGAGAGCTTCAAAGTGCTTGATAGTATCGCTCAAAACGATAAAATGATCACCATCGAAATCAAAGATAAACTCTAA
- a CDS encoding DedA family protein gives MEDILSSLSTYGYIILFAYSFGGGMIAIIAAGVLSYAGKMDLTTSIVVAAFANAIGSTFLFYMGRYNKKALIPYIKAHRRKLALSHILMKKYGDKIIFIQKFIYGLKTLVPMTIGLTKYPQTKFHIINTISAILWAVILGIGSFRAGELLMRIAAYFSDNTILAPLILLSIVGIIWSYFQYATKKKH, from the coding sequence GTGGAAGATATTCTTAGTTCTCTCTCAACGTATGGTTATATTATACTTTTTGCGTACTCTTTTGGCGGCGGCATGATAGCAATCATCGCCGCAGGAGTACTCTCTTATGCAGGCAAGATGGATCTTACAACCTCGATCGTTGTAGCGGCATTTGCTAACGCTATTGGCAGTACTTTTTTATTTTACATGGGGCGATACAACAAAAAAGCACTTATACCCTACATCAAAGCACATAGACGAAAACTAGCGCTCAGTCATATCTTGATGAAAAAGTATGGTGACAAGATCATCTTTATTCAAAAATTTATCTATGGGCTTAAAACGTTAGTTCCTATGACGATAGGACTGACAAAATATCCACAAACTAAATTTCATATTATCAATACGATTTCAGCCATTTTATGGGCGGTTATATTAGGTATAGGAAGTTTTAGGGCAGGGGAGCTTTTAATGCGTATTGCTGCTTATTTCTCAGACAATACAATACTCGCTCCACTTATACTACTCTCCATTGTTGGAATAATCTGGTCTTACTTCCAATACGCTACCAAAAAAAAGCATTAG
- a CDS encoding ABC transporter ATP-binding protein, whose amino-acid sequence MHNTLYTFKTLFHEMKRYKKELIFANVVAFLAVLVSTPAPLLMPMLVDEVLLGKKGFLTHSIDTLSAQNNPAYVYIASVLCVVVLLRFFFFLLNYWQTKLFTIVSKNIAFKMRKDVLAHLSHVAMNQFEFFGSGKAASLLVTDVETIDNFLGVFVSRLIISVFTIVGVGAVLLMIHWQLGLFILILNPIVILFTTKLAKKVAKLKKEQNKAFELFQDALLETLDMFVQIRATNKERLFFDKVEQHAKTIKESSIIFGYKSDGANRLSFLVFLSGFELFRAASIFVVAYSDLSIGSMLAIFGYLWVMMPPIQDILNIQYTYHNAGKALDRINEIMRLNTEERGLHVKNPFSQNSTNAIEVKNVSFSYDGGKKILEDISLSIPKGSKIAIIGASGSGKTTLAHLLVGLYPLEAGDILFDGISIKEIGLDVVREHLFLVLQNPQLFNASMAQNLMIDAKTDRGLISEALQIAQLESFVSELPDGLDTQIGKHGIKLSGGQRQRLSIARMVLQNPNVVILDESTSALDVHTEAKLFNALENYLEGKTTIIIAHRLSTIKKADFIYVLDKGKIVESGTQEALMRQEGAFYEYVVQNRRSKNDEKIMA is encoded by the coding sequence ATGCACAACACACTCTATACTTTCAAAACCCTTTTTCACGAGATGAAGCGCTATAAAAAAGAGTTGATCTTTGCCAATGTTGTAGCTTTTCTAGCAGTGCTAGTGAGCACACCTGCACCTCTTTTGATGCCAATGTTGGTGGATGAAGTATTACTCGGCAAAAAAGGCTTTTTAACGCATAGCATTGATACTTTGTCGGCGCAAAACAACCCCGCTTATGTTTACATTGCTTCTGTTTTGTGTGTTGTTGTGTTGCTCAGATTTTTTTTCTTTTTATTGAACTATTGGCAAACGAAACTGTTTACGATTGTTTCTAAAAATATCGCTTTCAAAATGCGTAAAGATGTGTTAGCACACTTAAGCCATGTTGCAATGAATCAATTTGAATTTTTTGGTTCAGGTAAAGCAGCTTCACTGCTTGTAACCGATGTTGAAACCATTGATAATTTTTTAGGTGTTTTTGTCAGTCGTTTAATTATCTCAGTGTTTACCATTGTAGGGGTAGGTGCTGTGCTTTTGATGATTCATTGGCAATTGGGACTTTTTATCTTGATTTTAAATCCAATAGTTATTCTTTTTACAACCAAATTGGCAAAAAAAGTAGCAAAACTAAAAAAAGAGCAAAATAAAGCATTTGAACTTTTCCAAGACGCTCTTTTAGAGACGCTGGATATGTTTGTACAAATTCGCGCAACCAATAAAGAGAGACTCTTTTTTGATAAAGTTGAGCAACATGCTAAAACAATTAAAGAGAGCTCAATCATATTTGGCTATAAAAGTGATGGTGCTAACCGTCTTTCTTTCCTTGTTTTTTTATCAGGCTTTGAACTTTTTCGAGCGGCAAGCATCTTTGTTGTTGCCTATTCGGATTTGAGTATTGGTTCAATGCTTGCTATTTTTGGTTATTTATGGGTAATGATGCCACCTATTCAAGATATTTTGAATATCCAATATACTTACCATAATGCAGGTAAAGCACTGGATCGTATTAATGAAATTATGAGATTAAACACAGAAGAGAGAGGTTTACATGTAAAGAATCCCTTTTCACAAAACAGTACCAATGCAATTGAGGTCAAAAACGTCAGCTTTAGCTACGATGGCGGTAAAAAGATTTTAGAGGACATTAGCCTTAGTATTCCAAAAGGCTCAAAAATCGCTATAATAGGGGCAAGTGGAAGTGGAAAAACCACGTTGGCTCATTTGTTAGTTGGGCTTTATCCTCTTGAAGCTGGTGATATTTTGTTTGATGGTATTTCAATCAAAGAGATTGGCTTGGATGTGGTGCGTGAGCATCTCTTTTTAGTGTTACAAAATCCACAACTTTTTAATGCTTCTATGGCTCAAAATTTGATGATTGATGCAAAAACGGATAGAGGGTTGATCAGCGAGGCACTTCAAATTGCTCAGTTGGAGAGTTTTGTCAGCGAATTGCCCGATGGGCTAGACACGCAAATAGGCAAGCATGGCATTAAACTATCAGGTGGTCAAAGACAGCGCCTATCCATTGCGCGCATGGTGTTGCAAAATCCTAACGTGGTTATCTTGGATGAGTCCACATCGGCTTTGGATGTGCATACAGAAGCAAAACTCTTTAATGCGCTTGAAAACTATCTTGAGGGCAAAACGACAATTATTATTGCCCATAGGCTTAGTACCATTAAAAAGGCTGATTTTATCTATGTCCTTGACAAAGGAAAAATTGTGGAGTCAGGAACACAAGAAGCATTGATGCGCCAAGAGGGTGCATTTTATGAATATGTTGTACAAAATAGAAGGAGTAAAAATGATGAAAAAATTATGGCTTAG
- a CDS encoding lipid-binding SYLF domain-containing protein yields the protein MMKKLWLSLLMGLLISTALYGSAEEKLLDSSNALKNMMRDSKIRIPQKVLDNAQAIAIFPATIEISMFLGGKTGNGVMVVRRSDGSWSYPFFVNLGGAGLGFQVGVEKKDILMIFKSTDSVKKLMNNKITLGVDASVAAGPAGDSAGRGSETDFKSEVYTYTKTQGAFVGVSFDGSVMNHDYDQNIELYGNNITPEQIIESDGLLSSYAIEEFLKAVRKLTSY from the coding sequence ATGATGAAAAAATTATGGCTTAGCCTACTGATGGGATTATTAATTTCCACAGCACTCTACGGTTCAGCAGAAGAAAAATTACTTGATTCTTCCAATGCCCTTAAAAATATGATGCGCGATTCTAAGATTAGAATTCCTCAAAAAGTCTTAGATAACGCTCAAGCGATTGCAATTTTTCCCGCTACCATTGAAATTAGTATGTTCCTAGGTGGTAAAACGGGCAATGGCGTTATGGTTGTACGTCGCAGTGACGGCTCTTGGAGCTATCCTTTCTTTGTCAATTTGGGAGGGGCTGGACTTGGTTTCCAAGTGGGCGTTGAGAAAAAAGATATCTTGATGATTTTCAAAAGCACAGACAGTGTGAAGAAGCTTATGAACAATAAAATTACACTGGGTGTTGACGCATCTGTTGCTGCTGGTCCTGCGGGAGATAGTGCTGGCAGAGGTAGCGAAACTGACTTTAAATCGGAAGTGTATACCTATACCAAAACACAAGGTGCTTTTGTAGGTGTTTCATTTGATGGCTCGGTTATGAACCATGACTATGATCAAAATATTGAGCTTTATGGCAACAATATCACCCCTGAGCAGATTATAGAGTCTGATGGTTTGCTTTCATCGTATGCTATTGAGGAATTTCTCAAAGCAGTGCGTAAGCTTACAAGCTACTAA
- a CDS encoding response regulator gives MENPIDQLIAWSKELKVLYVEDDLSLREEVSLFLSDIFAQVDVATNGQEGLQKLAQESYHLIITDMRMPVMDGIEMIEQIKMLYPKLPILVTSAHNESEYLMKLINLGVDNFITKPLQSEQIFRVLHTIVERIQRDKELIQYKHDLEITNEKLKKIAHVQSKSLDLKNSILKAYKEALDKATIVSITDKNGIITDVNDNFCKATGYSKEEIIGKKHDIISHPSNAKTLYSDIWTTILAKKTWQGLMINQTRTLTPLYHYKTIVPILDAQGEIIEFISIVQDLTELYKNNEETSKANLSLAMDVKEDELLKQIPFASALLTDNLILENYNALFEEIVSNHIDETLLLKLTTQELQLKELITFEEMDYFTSIESIKNNWPYDGDITFKGVIKSIGHILEVLVKISQYKPQAYMICIVKQEDFELCCQVQER, from the coding sequence ATGGAAAACCCTATCGACCAGCTTATCGCTTGGAGCAAAGAGTTAAAAGTATTGTACGTAGAAGATGATCTTTCTCTTCGTGAAGAGGTAAGTCTTTTTCTAAGTGATATTTTTGCACAAGTAGATGTAGCAACCAACGGGCAAGAGGGACTTCAAAAGCTTGCACAAGAGTCTTACCATCTCATTATTACCGATATGCGAATGCCTGTTATGGATGGCATTGAGATGATTGAGCAAATCAAAATGCTCTATCCTAAACTTCCTATTCTCGTCACTTCTGCACACAATGAGAGCGAATATCTTATGAAACTTATCAACTTAGGTGTCGATAATTTCATTACAAAACCACTTCAAAGTGAGCAAATATTTCGCGTATTGCATACCATTGTTGAACGTATACAACGAGATAAAGAGTTGATTCAATACAAACATGACTTAGAAATCACTAATGAAAAACTTAAAAAAATTGCCCACGTCCAATCCAAATCACTTGATCTTAAAAATTCTATTTTAAAAGCCTACAAAGAGGCACTTGATAAAGCGACCATCGTTTCCATTACCGATAAAAATGGCATCATTACTGATGTCAATGACAATTTTTGTAAGGCAACAGGTTATAGCAAAGAAGAAATTATCGGGAAAAAACACGACATCATCAGCCACCCTTCGAATGCAAAAACATTGTACTCTGATATTTGGACAACAATCTTAGCTAAAAAAACGTGGCAAGGTCTTATGATCAATCAAACACGCACGTTAACCCCTTTGTATCACTATAAAACCATTGTCCCTATTTTAGATGCTCAAGGTGAAATCATTGAATTTATCAGCATAGTTCAAGACCTCACCGAACTCTACAAAAACAATGAAGAGACATCTAAGGCGAACCTAAGCCTTGCGATGGACGTCAAAGAAGATGAGCTTTTAAAACAGATTCCTTTTGCATCGGCACTTTTAACCGATAATCTGATCTTAGAAAACTATAATGCCCTTTTTGAGGAGATCGTAAGCAATCACATTGATGAGACTCTTCTGCTGAAGCTTACAACCCAAGAACTCCAGCTCAAAGAGTTGATCACATTTGAAGAAATGGACTACTTTACCAGTATAGAGTCTATAAAAAACAATTGGCCTTATGATGGTGATATTACCTTTAAAGGTGTCATAAAATCCATAGGGCATATACTGGAAGTTTTAGTCAAAATCAGTCAATACAAACCTCAGGCTTATATGATCTGTATCGTCAAACAAGAGGACTTTGAATTATGCTGCCAAGTTCAAGAGAGATAG
- a CDS encoding LexA family transcriptional regulator, protein MPDILAVLHKVKDILSQELGERKVFDKDVAEALGINQLTLATMKNRAKIPYKEILEFCAKRKISINWLLFDQVVESLQAETDKFARVHYFRDIYASAGGGALNEEEEGEMMYLDEEIVQKLGGIGMIKYIQAINVLGDSMEPTLYSGDVVFINKEYTNARKAGIYVVSTPVGLFIKRLQLHANGTVALVSDNEAYAPEIINAEDVQVIGKVVGKLSANV, encoded by the coding sequence ATGCCAGATATTTTAGCTGTTTTGCATAAAGTTAAAGATATTCTCTCTCAAGAGTTGGGCGAGCGCAAAGTCTTTGACAAAGATGTTGCCGAAGCGCTTGGTATCAATCAACTGACGCTTGCTACTATGAAAAATCGTGCCAAAATTCCTTATAAAGAGATTTTAGAGTTTTGTGCTAAACGTAAAATTTCGATCAATTGGCTTTTATTTGATCAAGTGGTTGAAAGCTTGCAAGCCGAGACTGATAAGTTTGCTCGCGTACACTATTTTAGAGATATTTACGCTTCTGCTGGTGGAGGTGCTCTCAACGAAGAAGAAGAGGGTGAGATGATGTACCTCGATGAAGAGATTGTTCAAAAGCTCGGTGGCATTGGAATGATCAAATACATTCAAGCGATTAATGTGTTGGGCGATTCAATGGAGCCAACGCTTTACAGTGGCGATGTTGTTTTTATCAATAAAGAATATACCAATGCTCGTAAGGCTGGCATTTATGTTGTTTCAACGCCCGTAGGTCTGTTTATTAAACGTCTTCAACTTCATGCCAATGGTACGGTTGCCCTTGTCTCTGACAATGAGGCGTATGCTCCTGAGATTATTAACGCTGAGGATGTTCAAGTGATTGGTAAAGTGGTTGGGAAGTTATCGGCGAATGTTTAA
- a CDS encoding EAL domain-containing protein — translation MQISLKDLVDITSTLRILYVEDDVVLRENTVALLLDLFAEIDEATDGVEALKLYNEKENGYDIIITDLNMPHMNGMDLIRSIQAINPKQPIIVVSAHNETEYFLESIRNNINGYILKPIDFDQLIETLYKVASLVKTRKEKAQEQEILQRTLEEQSLQLAQNSQIVHEFLTVDKVTKLQNATMLYHFLDNFQQDHQLTIMLYNIDNFSFINQTYGAEFADEALFKVGEYLQYNLSQDVHLYRYNSDEFVIIFDPQIINPEFVAIQIQAFFRETPIGEDKEKPVYITLSCGIATSNSPASLLPNARIALREARMRGIPNQYNIYNTQDIFLKRTTIETTWIQKFRIALEEDRVVPYFQPIVDNVTQKITKYECLARIEDDGEIISPSHFLEAARRSGLMSNLTRIMINKSFKIFSGQNVAFSLNITNEDLLNQTFLDFLIAKQKLYQIDPALVTFEILEDIIISDINHLPLLNLQVLKDMGYLLALDDFGSDRSNFNRLENLGVDFIKIDGQFIKGIDTNPRNQDIVESIALMAKKMGIQVVAEYVSTKEEFEMVRQLGVDYSQGYFFNVPLELPMKDVQ, via the coding sequence GTGCAAATTAGCCTTAAAGATCTAGTCGACATTACCTCAACTTTGCGTATTTTATACGTCGAAGATGATGTGGTATTGCGAGAAAACACCGTAGCACTTCTGCTTGATCTCTTCGCCGAGATCGATGAAGCAACCGATGGTGTAGAGGCATTAAAGCTCTATAATGAAAAAGAAAATGGTTACGATATCATCATCACCGACCTTAATATGCCACACATGAATGGTATGGATCTGATTAGAAGCATTCAAGCCATCAATCCAAAACAGCCGATCATCGTTGTTTCAGCGCACAATGAAACAGAATACTTTTTAGAGAGTATCCGCAACAACATCAATGGATATATCTTAAAACCTATCGACTTTGATCAGCTCATTGAAACACTTTATAAAGTCGCCTCTTTAGTGAAAACGCGTAAAGAAAAAGCGCAAGAGCAAGAGATATTACAGAGAACATTAGAAGAGCAGAGTCTACAACTTGCACAAAACTCTCAGATCGTACATGAATTTTTAACCGTAGACAAAGTGACTAAACTTCAGAATGCTACGATGCTCTATCACTTCTTAGACAATTTTCAACAAGATCATCAACTGACCATTATGCTTTACAACATCGATAATTTCAGCTTTATCAACCAAACGTATGGCGCAGAATTTGCCGATGAAGCGCTCTTTAAAGTCGGTGAATATTTACAGTACAATCTCTCACAAGATGTTCATCTCTACCGTTATAATTCTGATGAGTTTGTCATTATTTTCGATCCACAGATCATCAATCCAGAGTTTGTCGCGATTCAAATACAAGCATTTTTTAGAGAAACACCTATTGGTGAAGACAAAGAGAAACCCGTTTACATTACACTCTCATGCGGCATTGCAACCTCTAATTCACCAGCTTCGTTATTGCCAAATGCACGTATTGCGCTACGTGAAGCTCGTATGCGCGGTATTCCTAATCAATACAACATCTACAACACCCAAGATATTTTTCTCAAACGCACCACAATCGAAACCACGTGGATTCAAAAGTTTCGCATTGCACTCGAAGAAGACCGTGTTGTGCCCTATTTTCAACCTATTGTCGATAATGTGACGCAAAAAATTACCAAATATGAGTGCTTGGCACGTATTGAAGATGATGGTGAGATCATCTCTCCTTCTCATTTTTTGGAAGCGGCGAGACGTAGTGGACTTATGAGCAATCTAACACGCATTATGATCAATAAATCGTTTAAAATCTTTTCCGGACAAAATGTTGCATTTTCACTGAACATTACCAACGAGGATCTGCTCAATCAAACCTTTCTTGACTTTTTGATCGCAAAGCAAAAGCTTTACCAGATTGATCCTGCATTGGTCACATTTGAGATTTTGGAAGATATCATCATCAGCGACATCAACCACCTCCCACTGCTTAACTTGCAAGTACTTAAAGATATGGGTTATCTTCTTGCCCTTGATGATTTTGGAAGTGACCGCTCCAATTTTAATCGCTTGGAAAATCTGGGTGTGGATTTTATTAAAATTGATGGACAGTTTATCAAAGGCATTGACACCAATCCTCGTAATCAAGACATCGTAGAATCCATTGCGTTAATGGCTAAAAAAATGGGGATACAAGTCGTTGCGGAGTATGTTTCGACAAAAGAGGAGTTTGAGATGGTTAGACAATTGGGTGTCGATTACTCTCAAGGCTATTTTTTCAATGTTCCTTTAGAATTACCTATGAAAGATGTGCAGTAA
- the rny gene encoding ribonuclease Y has product MVLESLAVGGAAVVSGVAGFFIAKKMEAANYEIHVAQARAKAKAIEHEAELILSSSNIKVKEAELEAKRKYEDRTITLKKEHSEKILELDKKERGYKEELKKITKEREDLQLLQTNAASLFDEGKQLKEEYNIKVNEALVVLERSSGLTQSEAKEIVLAKVEEQSRAEIAHTVRRLEEDAKQDIKRRVNYILAQATTRFAGEFAAERLINVVNIKDDELKGRIIGKEGRNIKTLEMLLGVDIIIDDTPNAIILSSFNLYRRAIATKVIELLVQDGRIQPARIEGIYEKVKDEFDQSLTEEGENIIIDLGISKMHPELVKLIGRLKFRASYGQNALGHSLEVAHLAGIIAAETGGDVLLARRAGILHDIGKALTHETAGSHVDLGAEICRRYKEHDVVINAIFAHHGHEEPTSVEAAAVCAADTLSAARPGARREVLESFLKRVQDIEEIAKSKQGIKQVYAINAGREIRVIANAKLINDDEAVLLAKEIAQEIESKVQYPGEIKVNVIRELRAVDFAR; this is encoded by the coding sequence ATGGTTCTAGAGTCACTAGCGGTAGGTGGAGCTGCTGTAGTCAGCGGCGTTGCAGGATTTTTCATCGCAAAAAAGATGGAAGCTGCCAATTATGAGATACACGTTGCCCAAGCCAGGGCTAAAGCGAAAGCGATTGAACACGAAGCGGAGTTAATCCTTAGTAGTAGTAACATTAAAGTTAAAGAAGCCGAATTAGAGGCTAAACGCAAGTACGAAGACCGTACGATCACTCTTAAAAAAGAGCATTCTGAGAAGATTTTAGAGCTTGATAAAAAAGAGCGTGGTTATAAAGAAGAACTCAAAAAAATTACAAAAGAACGTGAAGATTTACAACTTTTACAGACCAATGCAGCCTCTTTGTTTGATGAGGGAAAGCAGCTTAAAGAAGAGTACAACATTAAGGTCAATGAAGCACTTGTTGTGTTGGAACGCTCATCGGGTCTGACACAAAGTGAGGCTAAAGAGATTGTTTTAGCCAAAGTTGAAGAGCAGTCTCGTGCTGAAATTGCGCATACGGTTAGACGCCTTGAAGAAGATGCAAAACAAGACATTAAACGTCGTGTCAATTATATTTTAGCGCAAGCAACAACGCGTTTTGCGGGTGAATTTGCGGCTGAACGTCTTATCAATGTGGTTAATATTAAAGATGATGAACTCAAAGGTCGTATTATTGGTAAAGAGGGTCGCAATATCAAAACCCTTGAGATGCTTTTAGGGGTTGATATTATTATTGACGATACTCCAAATGCGATTATTTTAAGTAGCTTTAACCTCTATCGTCGTGCAATTGCAACCAAAGTCATTGAACTTTTGGTTCAAGATGGCAGAATTCAGCCTGCGCGCATAGAGGGTATTTATGAGAAAGTCAAAGATGAATTTGACCAAAGCTTGACCGAAGAGGGTGAAAATATCATCATCGATCTTGGTATTTCTAAAATGCATCCAGAACTTGTAAAGCTTATAGGTCGTCTAAAATTTAGAGCAAGTTATGGTCAAAATGCACTAGGTCACTCTCTTGAAGTGGCGCACCTTGCAGGTATTATTGCGGCAGAAACGGGTGGCGATGTTCTGCTTGCTCGTCGCGCTGGTATCTTACATGATATCGGTAAAGCGTTAACCCATGAAACAGCAGGAAGCCACGTTGATTTGGGTGCAGAAATTTGTCGTCGTTATAAAGAGCACGATGTCGTTATTAACGCTATTTTTGCGCACCATGGACATGAAGAACCAACTTCGGTTGAAGCCGCAGCTGTCTGTGCTGCCGATACGCTCTCCGCTGCACGTCCAGGGGCACGTAGAGAAGTTCTTGAGAGTTTCTTGAAACGTGTTCAAGATATTGAAGAGATCGCAAAAAGTAAGCAAGGTATTAAACAAGTGTATGCGATTAATGCGGGTCGTGAGATTCGTGTTATTGCCAATGCCAAATTAATTAATGATGACGAAGCTGTACTTTTAGCCAAAGAGATTGCTCAAGAGATTGAGAGTAAAGTGCAGTACCCTGGTGAGATTAAAGTCAATGTCATCAGAGAGTTACGCGCTGTTGATTTCGCGCGCTAA
- a CDS encoding response regulator transcription factor produces the protein MRESLSLLLIEDDVSLNEELGIFLSDFFDTIDSCGSAEEAYAKYLTSSYDLVITDIQLPNQNGLSLVEKIKKKNPSQMVIVISAYKEVDYFLKSIDLGIYSFLTKPFDSQLLINTMIKATNQLRNQKSKPDSSLVYLHEGVSFDMKTKALHVNEMQQELTTKEELLLYILVKNANTFVRNEQLAQTIWQSDEVNNSTLRALVKRLRDKLGYDECIINLKNRGYKLTAHLS, from the coding sequence GTGCGCGAATCGTTATCTTTACTCCTTATCGAAGATGATGTCTCTTTGAATGAAGAGTTAGGCATCTTTTTAAGCGATTTTTTTGATACGATAGATTCATGCGGTTCTGCGGAAGAAGCGTATGCCAAATACCTTACGTCTTCTTACGATCTTGTTATAACAGATATTCAACTTCCCAATCAAAACGGTCTTTCTTTAGTCGAAAAGATTAAGAAAAAAAATCCTTCACAGATGGTCATTGTTATCTCGGCGTATAAAGAGGTGGACTATTTTCTCAAAAGCATTGATTTGGGGATTTATAGCTTTCTCACCAAGCCGTTTGATTCTCAGCTTCTTATCAATACGATGATCAAAGCGACAAATCAGCTTCGTAATCAGAAAAGTAAACCGGATTCTTCGCTGGTTTATCTGCATGAAGGAGTAAGTTTTGACATGAAAACAAAAGCTTTACATGTCAATGAAATGCAACAAGAATTGACAACGAAAGAAGAGCTTTTACTCTATATCTTAGTCAAAAATGCCAATACCTTTGTACGCAATGAACAGCTTGCTCAAACAATCTGGCAAAGTGATGAAGTGAACAACTCAACCCTTAGAGCTTTAGTTAAGCGACTGCGCGATAAACTTGGGTATGATGAATGTATCATTAACCTCAAAAATCGAGGGTATAAACTTACTGCACATCTTTCATAG
- a CDS encoding 5-formyltetrahydrofolate cyclo-ligase has translation MQKIKFETKSEFRSFARAKLCSLRNSYKRDKIVEKNILDLLHHVKARSVLLYVSLPIEANTQGIIATCRRRKYKVYVPFMEGISFKMVKWRLPLSTKKFNIEEPKNSFAVKPKIDFAIVPVIGVDGAFKRIGFGKGMYDRFFESLAPKPPIAFVQKEFCMTQNLLSEEHDIAADIYLTPYKTIIKRGKNGSRVTSGRWSCCSQRRCRIFHRKKDGSCQL, from the coding sequence ATGCAAAAAATTAAGTTCGAAACAAAATCAGAATTTCGCTCCTTCGCAAGAGCCAAACTTTGTTCATTGCGCAATTCTTACAAGCGCGATAAAATAGTCGAAAAAAATATTTTGGATCTGTTACATCACGTTAAAGCTCGTTCGGTTTTACTCTATGTTTCATTGCCTATTGAAGCCAATACGCAGGGCATTATTGCTACATGTAGACGAAGAAAATATAAGGTCTATGTTCCGTTTATGGAAGGTATTAGTTTCAAGATGGTAAAATGGAGATTGCCTTTGAGTACAAAAAAATTTAACATTGAAGAGCCTAAAAACTCTTTTGCTGTTAAACCAAAAATTGATTTTGCGATAGTGCCCGTCATTGGGGTTGATGGGGCATTCAAAAGAATTGGTTTTGGAAAAGGGATGTATGATCGATTTTTCGAGTCTCTTGCACCAAAACCTCCAATAGCATTTGTTCAAAAGGAGTTTTGTATGACACAAAACCTTTTATCAGAAGAACATGATATTGCAGCAGATATTTATTTAACCCCTTATAAAACTATTATTAAAAGAGGGAAAAATGGTTCTAGAGTCACTAGCGGTAGGTGGAGCTGCTGTAGTCAGCGGCGTTGCAGGATTTTTCATCGCAAAAAAGATGGAAGCTGCCAATTATGA